The DNA sequence tcataataaaaatgatttctaaACAGTCATCTGagctcccttcccccacctcccaACAAGCAGATCGGGGTGTGCTCCTCTGCCCtatcccttctcccccctccccccaacctccaAAATAGAAACAGATAGTTCCCAGCCAGCTTCGCTCACCAGTTCTTTCTGCCCTCTTTAGTACCCAGAATGGCTCAGATTCAGGCTCCACAGGGCTCTCGCTGTAGTTTCTCCAGCGGAGCTCTCCTTTCATTCTTGAGAGAACAGCAGAAGGCTACAAGCACTACAAATGTCAAACTGAGAGCCCTGCTGTGCCTGAATCTGAGCAGTTCCTTGCATAagaaaagatgctgcagagaGAGGAAATAGGGAAACATATACACCCAGCATAATCTCAATAGTAAGCATAATGTAAAGCATTCTACTGTATTTTGCTCCTAAACTATACTACTACAATTGTAATGTGTAGAGAGCACCTGCCTTACTGTCGTTCTTGTTCCACAGTGTTTTCAAATGCCTCTGTTCACAACTCACACCTTCACCTCCTTACAGAAGAGTAAATAATTTCTCTTTGTTAGTTGTCTTAGACAGCTATTTGAAAGATGTGGTGCTATTACCGAACATGCTCTCTCacccagggtggataaaaatccatgattttaaaaaattaaattaaattaaaaattggattttttttttttattctttatttatcattttaaaaatttaacaaaatcaaaacattttgtacagaaagattgtcagatcgaacacaaaataataagtaaatcattaacataataagaacaaaattctaatcggacaatctcaagtcctcaataattatgtgatccaagatatatataagagtgaacttttaaggaaatcaattataaattctatataataaagaacagtatcatgtgtctgacttgaggaattattctattaccaagtccaacaattacatagttgttattgtggtagttgttgttataccctctttttccagacgtttcagtgtcagaaaagctgtaagttgagatggctcaaaaaacacatacttattatctcgatatcttactatacatttacatgggaaacgtaaaaagaaaattgGATTTTTAAACTAGATTTTGtttaataaaatgcttttatGAGGAAAAATCTAACCAAAGATAGATTTCAATTTTAAAATACattatctgaggacaagcaggcagcatattctcagatgtgggtgacgtcatccatggagccccagcacgaacagtcaaaaagtgtactgtcactttaaaacctTTACCGCCTGTATTGCACTCTGGTGCCTTCCTATCCGACAGTGGCTCATGGGACCATTGGTTCAGTACCAaatctaagaagccaactagagtaggagggagggttgtgagaatatctctcgagccatttcctgtgagtgatctgcacggggcaggagcgtgggaagatcgctcctgccccgaaaacccactagactaccaggtaaggcttaagggggggcttacagggcttaaaatagcccgaaaaaagaaaaaggaattttaggtttaaaatcgcgaataagtgaatccgtagatacggaaactgtgaatacggagggggaagtgtatttaacACTGTGACAATGCAGAGTCaggaatcaatttttttttatagtaGAGTTCCAGGCAGCATAATTTAGCTCAGATCATTTTTATTGATTATAACCAATGTTGACAGGTACATAGTGATGTCCAAGTCCAGCCCCACGCCTAACCGTACCCACTTCTGCGCTTCGGCATCACTATGCACCGCTAGCCACCAGGGACCTAGGAGGCTGCATAGCGGCacctacttttttcttttaagtaAGGGTTTAATTgagttaaaaaaattatttattgattttccaaactgtaaTAATGCAATAAATAGAAATATAACATACAATTAGTcaacaaaagcacattcaacttacaaatatacagaATCCAACCATTTGGTGTAACCAATTATTGTGCCATGTAaactcaattaagttaggcagcggtagggtggctactgccacctaactttcaGGGacttttgtagaatctggccctaaatatcTGTGAACTTGCCATGCCATAGTCATATCCAAAACATACCCAGACCATATCCTTGATGTTTGCATGCAATTGGGTTTAAACATGCATATCCCAGGCTTTGCAAAATGGACACTTAGAAGTTTATGCAAGGTAAACTTTTAAGTGCTGTCTTATGCCTGTGTTGAACCTGAATACGGTAACGCTTGTAAAATGAGTATTTTAATGTATATTGTCTTGACTTTGGCTTGCTTTCTGAAAGAAGACTTTAAGCAAACATTGATGTGTGTTTTTTCTCTTCTAGAATTTCTTTCACGCTTCTTGCAACATATAGAGTACACTGGCGCTCTGACAGTTGCAAAGAGAACACTTGGAAAGCTGCCTTGTGGGCTTTGTGCATCAAGCAACTTAAAATCAAGGAATGCAATTCTTAACTCGAAAGCTGAAAAGAAAACTTTGCCGTTGTCAAGTGAACCGATGCAAGTTCCTTCTGGCTGTTGTATTAACTCTAGTAACGCTTTCAGTATTCAAGCTTCATCAAAAACAACCTGCCCTAGACCGCCGACACTTGTTACTGAGAAGAGAAGATCCTTAcagttctataaactgcaccaaGATTTTAAGAGCAGATGCAGAGGAAATTGGAAGAGCAAAACTTGAGTTGATAACGGTAAAATTTAGGAAACGCCCTCAACTGACAACAGATGACTACATAAATATGACAAAAGATTGTGATTATTTCACTAATAAACGCAGGTACATCATGGAACCGCTCACCAAAGAAGAGGAGGAGTTTCCCATTGCATATTCAATAGTGATTCATTATAAAATTGATATGTTTGAGAAACTTTTGCGATCAATCTATGCACCTCAAAATTATTACTGTATTCATGTTGACAAGAAGTCTACAGATAGTTTTTTGGCTGCAGTTAAGGGAATTGTATCCTGctttgaaaatgtttttattgccagccagttGGAGAGTGTAGTGTATGGATCTTGGGGAAGGGTACAAGCTGACCTCAACTGTATGAAAGACCTCTATAGGAAGAGCACATCCTGGAAGTATTTGATCAATCTTTGTGGTATGGATTTCCCTATTAAAACGAACCAAGA is a window from the Geotrypetes seraphini chromosome 1, aGeoSer1.1, whole genome shotgun sequence genome containing:
- the GCNT1 gene encoding beta-1,3-galactosyl-O-glycosyl-glycoprotein beta-1,6-N-acetylglucosaminyltransferase, which encodes MQFLTRKLKRKLCRCQVNRCKFLLAVVLTLVTLSVFKLHQKQPALDRRHLLLRREDPYSSINCTKILRADAEEIGRAKLELITVKFRKRPQLTTDDYINMTKDCDYFTNKRRYIMEPLTKEEEEFPIAYSIVIHYKIDMFEKLLRSIYAPQNYYCIHVDKKSTDSFLAAVKGIVSCFENVFIASQLESVVYGSWGRVQADLNCMKDLYRKSTSWKYLINLCGMDFPIKTNQEIVEKLKTLKGENSLETERMPLHKEIRWKKQHEIVDGVVKNMGIDKDGPPLQIKIFSGSAYFVVSRKFVECVLENTNIEKFIEWAKDTYSPDEYLWATIQRIPEVPGSVPANEKYDISDMNSVARFVKWQYLEGDVSNGAPYPPCNGLHVRSICVFGVGDLDWILQNHHFFANKFDTDVDAIAIQCLEEHLRDKALQWQTQS